The Rubrobacter tropicus nucleotide sequence GCGGTGCCGGTCGACGGCGGGATATAATCCGGCGGAGAAGAGAGGAACAGGTTCAGCGGTGGCCAAGGTCCTGATCGTCGACGACGAACGGAACCTCCTGGAGGTGGTCGCCGGTGCCCGCTACCTCTCCTCGGCCCGCCGCGAGCTCGCCGAACTCAGCAGCCTAATCGACGATCTCTTCGAGCTCGCCGGGGTGCCGCAACTCACCCCGGAAGAGGTTTCCCTGCACGAC carries:
- a CDS encoding histidine kinase — encoded protein: MAKVLIVDDERNLLEVVAGARYLSSARRELAELSSLIDDLFELAGVPQLTPEEVSLHDLISDTISSVQCDPGRGSRFCFTLRRS